The genomic stretch GGCGATTTTGATCTGGTTGGAACCGGGCGCCTACACCGTACACTTCGCCGGTGCAGCGGGGACGACCGGAGTGGGGTTGGTGGAGGTTTACGAGTTACCGTAACGCCGCGTCGGACCGTCCGTATTCACTCTTTGGGCACGCGCATGGCGAAGCGCGGGATGCGGACGTGGATGCGCGTGCCGGTGTCGTCGTGGCCGTGAAAACCGCCGGTGGCTTCGGCGTCGCCGGCGGCGAGGTGATAGCTGTTGTAGGAGAACGCTTGTCCCGGCTCGAGACGGGGTGTTTCTCCGACGATCTTGTCGCCCTCGATCACGCGGACCTCGCCGGTGGCGTCTTGAACGATCCACTTGCGTGCGAGCAGCGTGACCGCGCGGTCGGAACCGTTGCGGATCGTGAGGTGGTAGACGAACACGTGCGGCGTCTCGGGCGGCGTGCGTCCGGCACCGGGGAGGTACTCCAGCTTGTCGAGTACGACTTCGAGTCCGGCGGGCGTTTCGCTGGCGTCGGGAGCGTCCATCGGCGGCTCAGCCTCCGGCGACGATGCGGACGATCTCCAGCGTGTCGCCGTCCTCGAGGATCGTGCGACGGGCCTCGCCGGGCGTGAGGGCGACTCGGTTGCGCTCGACGACTACTTGGGTCGGGACGAGACCGAGGTCGGCGAGAAACGCGTCGAGGGAGCGGCCGGAGGCAACCTCCCAGCGTCGGCCGTTGGCGGTGACGGCGATGTTCGTCGGCATGGCGCGGTGTATCAGTTTCGTGGAGACAGAGCCAATTCGGCCGGTTCCCCCTCGGAGACGAGGGCCTGATCGAAGTCCTTCCAGACGGGTTCGTAGCCGTGGCCGCGGATCATGGCGGCGATCGCCTGCGGTGGGCGTTCGTCGGCGATGTGGAACTGTTCGCCGGGTTGTTCGCCGACGGGTGTCCAGGTGGTCTCGTCGAAGTGAGCGCCGTAGCCGCCGGGTTCGGTGGAGGAGCCGGCGCTCATCGTCGTGATGCCGAGGGGGACGAGTCCGTCGCGGAGATCGGGTGGCTCGCGAGTGGAGAGAACCAATCCGCAATGCGGCAGGAGCAAGCGGTAGGCGGCGATCGTCTGGACGAGTTCGCGGTCGCTCATGTGGAACTTGGGCGCGAAGCCGCCGGCGGCGGGTCGCATGCGGGGGAGGCTGATGTTGACCTGAGCCTTCCAACAGGTGCGAAGCAGGTGGCGCGCGTGAGCGGCGACCGAGAGGGCTTCGTAGCGCCAATCGGCCAGTCCGTAGAGTGCGCCGATGCCGAGACGACGGAAGCCGGCGGCGTAGGCGCGTTCGGGGGTGTCCATGCGCCAGGCGTAGTGCTTCTTGGGACCGGCGGTGTGCAGGTCGCGGTAGGTGGGCTCGTCGTAGGTTTCTTGATACACGACCAAGCCTTCGGCTCCGGCGCGAACCATGGGCACGTAGTCCTGCGTTTCGAGCGGACCGAGTTCGAGGGCGAGGCTCGGCATGATCGGGAGCAAGCGACGGAGCACCGTCTCCACGTATCCGTTGGACACGTACTTCGGATGTTCGCCGGCGACGACGAGCAACGAGCGGAAGCCGCGTGCGGCGAGGAGGCGGACTTCGCGTTCGACGTGGTCGACGGGGAGCGTGATGCGCGGGATGTCGTTGTTGCGGGAGAAGCCGCAATAGCGGCAGATGTTCACGCACTCGTTGGAGAGATAGATCGGGGCGAAGAGCCGGATCGTCTTGCCGAAGAACTTCTGCGTGGCGGCACGCGAGAGGCGGCAGAGTGCCTCGAGGTGGACACTGGCGGCAGGGGAAAGCAGGGCGGCGAAGTCCTCGAGGCTGATGGCGCGGCCGCGCGCGAGGATGCGACGCACGTCGGCATCACTCGCGTGGCGGGCACGGTCGCCGAGGGTGGCGAAGTCGATCGTGGGGTGGACGTGGGAAAACATGCTCATGACGCGGCTGCTTGCCGAGGAGTCACCCGAGGAACGCGGTGAGCGGGCTGGTGGCGACCGCGCGAGCACTCGTGCCGCCGAGGCCGAGTTCGTGCGCGAGTCGACCGGCGATGACGGCGGCGGCGAATGCTTCGGCGGCGGCGACGGGATCGGCGGCGATGGCGATGGCGGTGTTGACGAGCACGGCGTCGGCTCCGAGTTCGAGCGCGGCGGCGGCGTGCGAGGGGAGTCCGATGCCGGCGTCGACGACGACGGGGACTTGGGCCTGTTCGATGATGATCTCGATCTGGGCGCGGGTTTCGAGTCCGCGGTTGCTGCCGATGGGTGAACCGAGCGGCATGACGGTGGCGACGCCGACGTCTTGGAGGCGGCGCGCGAGGACGGGATCGGCGTTGATGTAGGGCAGGACGACGAAACCCTCCTTCACGAGAATCTCGG from Opitutales bacterium ASA1 encodes the following:
- a CDS encoding thiazole synthase, translating into MPNLSATEPLRIADRTFHSRLFVGTGKFSSNEGMRDALRASGTELVTVALKRADLSGGHDPFADILEFLERDRYLVLPNTAGAMNAEEAVRLARLAVAAGLPNWVKLEIHPDPNYLLPDPIETLKAAEILVKEGFVVLPYINADPVLARRLQDVGVATVMPLGSPIGSNRGLETRAQIEIIIEQAQVPVVVDAGIGLPSHAAAALELGADAVLVNTAIAIAADPVAAAEAFAAAVIAGRLAHELGLGGTSARAVATSPLTAFLG
- the thiH gene encoding 2-iminoacetate synthase ThiH, which codes for MSMFSHVHPTIDFATLGDRARHASDADVRRILARGRAISLEDFAALLSPAASVHLEALCRLSRAATQKFFGKTIRLFAPIYLSNECVNICRYCGFSRNNDIPRITLPVDHVEREVRLLAARGFRSLLVVAGEHPKYVSNGYVETVLRRLLPIMPSLALELGPLETQDYVPMVRAGAEGLVVYQETYDEPTYRDLHTAGPKKHYAWRMDTPERAYAAGFRRLGIGALYGLADWRYEALSVAAHARHLLRTCWKAQVNISLPRMRPAAGGFAPKFHMSDRELVQTIAAYRLLLPHCGLVLSTREPPDLRDGLVPLGITTMSAGSSTEPGGYGAHFDETTWTPVGEQPGEQFHIADERPPQAIAAMIRGHGYEPVWKDFDQALVSEGEPAELALSPRN